The Passer domesticus isolate bPasDom1 chromosome 15, bPasDom1.hap1, whole genome shotgun sequence nucleotide sequence GCTGTGATCTGTGTCCCCGTCTGTTTCacaaatttgtttccttttgagACAAATTGTTTAATGACTTCTGATTTTTATgttcccccccccctttcctATGCAATGCTGCACAGGACCTGTCATGGGACGGAGTCACAGCGTCTGCCACAGTgatgaggctgtgctggggcctgCAGGGAAGGACAAACCAGGGATTTCCAAACCAGCAGATTTGGTGGGACACACAGCTCAAGGGATAAAGGTATGGAGGGAAGAGGCAAGAGTTTTAGCTGGACTAAAAGACATTTAAGATCTTTACAGCATCTGGCCTGGGCAGTCATTGGGAGCGTGGGTTTCAGGAGCAGCTGAATCTGTGAAAGTCTTGTTGAACTCATTCCTGCAGTTTGCAGTACGGGAGGCAGCAGCATCCCTTTGCTTTCCCCTTCCTTCCTGTAGTGTTTGTCTCTTAACTTTAGTGTTTCTTTGAACCATGAGAGTTTTCTCCTCCTCTCGGTTTCTTTTCAGAAACGTTCCATCTCTTTAGAGCATTCCTACCCTGTGCCACCATCCCAGAGCTCTTTTCCCTTTAACGGTGACGTGCGGAGAGAAGGGGATGTAATAGTTTGCAGAATaaccatcctcatcctcacgCTGCACAGCCCGCCCGGCAGGGACTGCCTGTCACAGAGCGGCTCGGTTGGAAGGGAGCTGAGCTGAGGGGCCGAGCCCCGTGCGGGAGCAGGGTCACCCCGAGCGCAGCAGGGCCGGGCGCGTCCCGAGCGCCACGGGCTGAGGGGGCGCACGGAGGGGCCCGGGCACTGCCCAGCGCCGCCGCTCGCCCTGCGGCTGCCCTCGGTGCCCGAGAGGGGCACCCGGTACCCTCAGCTGGGGCAGCGTGAGCACAGGGCCGCGGGGTGCCGGTGCGGGGCTGTGGGTGTCTGTGCGGGGCAGCCGGTGCCGGTGCGGGGCTGTGGGTGTCCGTGCGGGGCAGCCGGTGCGGGGCTgtgggtgtctgtgcagggcagccggtgccggtgccgggctGTGGGTGTCCGTGCGGGGCAGCCGGTGCGGGGCTgtgggtgtctgtgcagggcagtCGGTGCCGGTGCGGGGCTgtgggtgtctgtgcagggcagtCGGTGTCGGTGCGGGGCTGTGGGTGTCCGTGCAGGGcagccggtgccggtgccgggctgtgggtgccggtgccggtgcgggGCTGTGGGTGTCTGTGCGGGGcagccggtgccggtgccgggctGTGGGTGTCCGTGCGGGACAGCCGGTGCCGGTGCGGGGCTGTGGGTGTCTGTGCCGGGTGTCGGTGCGGGGCTgtgggtgtctgtgcagggcagccGGTGCCGGTGCGGGGCTGTgggtgccggtgccggtcccgGCGGGGCGCGGCCCCTTTAAGGCCGCGGGTTCCCCTGCGCCgccccgcggagccgccgcgCGCCGCTCGGGGAGCGGCGTCACGTGGGGCGCGGCGGCCTCGTGACCGGCCGCTCGCGCAgcaccggggccgccgccgcgccctccCCCCGCCGCGGGCCGctcgcgccgccgccgcccccgagCTCCGGCGcccccgggcggggcggggcggccggcgcgcgccgggCCCGCCGCCGCTTCCTGGTCGGCCCCGCGGGACGAGGCAGCGCCGGCCCAGCATGGACAGCAAGCCGCTGCTGCAGGAGCGGCCCCCCGCCtacagccccgccgcgccgggcgcGCCGGGCTACGACTACGGGCACGGCAACTACGGCGCCATCCCCGCCCCGCAGCCCGGCTTCCAGCCGCCCCCGCCGTACTCGTACCCGGGCGCCGCGGCCGCCCCAGGTGGGTGacgggggctgcgggcgggggtGCCGTGGCCGCGCTGCGGGAGCTCCCGGGCCGGGCGGTGCGGGAGCGGGAGCTCCGGGCGCTCCCGGTGCGGCTCCCGGGGCCGCCGGGGCTGTCGCGGCTCCCCCGGCGGAGGAGGGGTCCGGGTGCTGCCGGGCGCCATCTCCCTCCGCCCGCCCCCCCGGGGCCCCGCGGGCTGGCGGTGCGCTCTCCCCGGAGTCCCGGCGGGGATCGCGGGCGCCCCGCACGCGCGCGGGGTTCCTGCCTCGGAGGGGtggcagagccacagctgaAACGGAGCCCAAAGTTGTTCCTCGCCTGCGCTCCGCTGCGCTCTGGttaatgtttgttttttctggtACACTTCAGTAGTCTGGGAGGGACTGAGTCAGGTGAGTAGAGGCAATGCTTTCATTAGCAATTAATACCTCTGCCGAAGAGCGAAGTAGCCTCTCAGGAAAGAGGAATGCTTTGAAAGTTACAGAAGTTGCACAGCAGACACAGACCCCGTCTCTGAGTCGAGCCCTGAGGCTATAGATTGATTTTCCTGTTGATAACTTGTTTTCCTGCAACGCAGGTATTAGTGGTTATTTTCACTTTGAATAGTGAGGTTGCCAGACTTCACAGATGACTAACTTGATTGAAGAAGGTCTGAGAACTTGGGAAACAAGCTCAAAATGGATTACAACTGGGCAAACTGTGCCTTTATTACACTGTGTGCATCTCACCTACCGTTTCAAAAGCTTTTCTTAAATATAAAGTTTTTAATGTTAATAAAGCAGTTAAAGCCTCCTGTCTTCTATCTACAGCCATTAAAGTTACTCATTCTTTTGCTAACAACATGGACTTTCTTaaagttgggggttttttcctatGCTATCACTCCTACCTTGCTTTCCAGTTGGAAACTTAGTATATGCAATTAAAGCGTGAAACTAGAGGAAGATTTATTCTGTTTCAAATAGTTTCTCTGCTGGAGTGGGACATTCTTGATGTATAACATCTAGAAGTGAAAGCTGTGGTCATTGTTTAAACAGTTTTTCCCtggtgctcagcagcactgaaacAAAATCTTGAAGTTAATTATTAGCTCAGTGTCCTTTTGGGATGGTTAAATTGATACTTGGGTTTATGGAGTGGCTTAGCTATTAGATGTGCCAGGTGTTCCAGTTCTGATTTTGATAGTCCTTAATCAAGACTACATTCCTGTTTATTATTTTCCATGTTTTGTTGTCATACTTGTAAATTATCGTTGTTCTGTGTGGTGATTGaaggttttttccttgttttaggGTATGCTGTTCCTCCACCGCCATCACAGCCAAACTATTCGAGCACGTACACCATCATTCAGCAGCCTGCCACCACCACTTCTGTAGTAGTAGTTGGTGGCTGTCCTGCCTGCAGGTAAAACGGCTCTTGAGGAATTCAGCTCAGTCTTGGGTTCTGTTATTTAAAATAGAGGGTTCTGTTATTTAAAATAGAGGTATCCACGTGGTTCCTCGGTTTTCAGTAGCTTTTCTTTGTACGTGTATTGCGATTAACTGAAAGGCAGGAAGGTCTAGGAGTGGAATGCTGTGGTTTGTGAGTTGGGAGCTTGTCCTGGTGGGCTCGTGACATGTGCTATAAATAATGCAAGACACTTCAAACATGAATCTGTTCTTTAAGATGGAGGAAGATCTGTAAGTGATACTTTTAATGAAATGGCACTTCAGTAACTGATGTAACAGGTCAGTTCTTGGGGGAGAGCATGACAGGAAGTCCTTTCTGATGTGTTTATGCTTGATGATGGTGAGTAGCTTGATTTTATTGTGAAACTCTGTAATCTTTGACCATAGTCACTTCTGGTtttctggcagtgctgtggaagAACTTCTGCTGTTGTGGTGTgtgttcccattcccagttcaaACTGCAAAACCAGGCAGGGTGATTGTCAGTATTGGCTGAAAACACTGGTGGCTTAAAGCTTTAAAAGATCTCTAAAAGTCATTTAACTGCAGAAGAACAGAGAAATTGATAGACCAGACCAAAAATGTCAGTGTGCTGCAGTggtgaaaaccagaaaaagtgGTCAGCTGTTACATGGAGTTGCAGCAAGAGGACAACTTCCCCCTTGGAGATCACAGCCATAAAAAAGGAAGGAGGCACTCAGTTTTCTCACTAGTGCTGTAAGTCAGCTGCAGTCCCTTTCACTTCTCAGTTCTTCTCTTCCTGGGATATTGGCCGTGGCTGAGGGCAGAgggattgctgctgctgctgcagttcaggcactgctctgcctggcCAGCTGTGACTCAATGCAGGCTCATTCCCCTCTCTTGAAGTGTGCAGGAGTTACCCTTGGGCTGTCTTgcaaggaggcacttggtactctGCAGGTCTGAGCCCTTCCTTGCCTTTCAGAAGGTGTAGGAAACCTGCCTGAGCAGCTGAAGGGATTCCAGTTTGGTGTGTGATGAATGTGACACAGGGTGTCATATGGCTGAGGCTGTCGTGGTAAAGTTGGTGTTTGTCTGAGAGTCAACACCTGCCTTCAAAGGTGGATTCAAATAAGAAGTCTCCTGTGGTGTTATGTAAAAACAGGTGCCTGTTGAAGTGGCACTAGTTAAGGCTGAAAAACCTGTACCAGCTGGAGCTATTGATCTGGAAGGTGTGTGTTTTAAACTGAGCTGTTCAGAGGATGTGGTAGATCCTGCCCCCTGAGTGATTCCATCAACATGCTGATGCTGTATCTCAGCCAGAAGACAGGGCAGATGTTGTGCATGGCTTGGAGGGAGGCAGGCAGTGTATTTATACACACAGGTTTTCTGGCCCTGACCCCAGGACAGCTCAAAGCATTTCACTGGGGAAGTGCTCTTGGAAATAGCTTAAAATGGGTAGGCTCTTCttgctgttattttttctttttctggaagttcatagaatatgctgagttgggagagacccatcaggatcatctagtccagctcctggccctgtacAGGACACTCCAAGAATTCCACTATgagcctgagagcattgtccaaacacttgcTGAACTCAGGCTTGAGGCTTCTGGGATGGTCTAGGAAAGACTTTTGAAACAATCATTTGTGCATTAAGTTATGTTATAATACATAACTTTAGCCAAATTTTTGAAAATGAGCAGTCTGTTGTTAGTTGTTTTTAAGTGATCTCACTTGAATAGCTTTCTTAAGTCATCAGGTATGCCCAGCTGGAAGTACCCATTGTGGACTCCTTCCTAAAGAAAAATACTCTCCACAACATCCTAGTTTACTCTCGGATCCTCAGTTTCTGTTTTAggctttgaaaaaaataaattgtgagGAGAACTGTGAAATATTCTGCATCAGGAAATCCCAAGGATGAATAAATGTATCTAGTAATGGTGTGTCAGTCTCCTTTGTCCTGTTACAGTGTTAGTTCCTAATTGTCCTGGTTGAGAAAAAACTCAATCATCTTTGACTTCTCAAGACCTTAAACACAGTTCTAGTTTACTTCCATGTCCTGGAAACCTATTTTATGACAAATGCAATGTGCAGCTACACTCTGAATACTGCCCTGAACAGAAAAGATGTTGAAGGGGCATTGAAAAATATTAAGTTATTAATGGTGCATTAAAAATTTTGTTATTAAACACCAGGTCAGTTGTCTTTTTACTTTCCTGATTTGATGGTGCATGGTTGTTAGAGAAGTCCATCTGCTTTAGATCACCAGGAAGAGCCTGTGTGTGGctgtgggatgatgtaactgATGGAGGAACCTAAAGGCCATCAAGAGGATTTCTGCCATCAGGAGTACAAAGCAGTCTAGCATGTATTCATGTTGCTGATTAAAATCAAAACCATTTCCAACTTAAAATACGTGGTCTTGAGGAGAAATATGCAGTATTGGTTTCTTATTTGAATTGGTGTCTGTTTTACTGCAGTCATGAGTGATCCTGCAGTTAATAAGCTGGCTCGGGTACAGTCCATCTTCAGTCTTTTTTTATGGTATTTAGTCATAAAAAGTACAAagtttctccagcagcagcctctctgAAGTTGGAGATGTGCCCGTGGTGACTGGTAATTGCATTcctgcccttctccctctgaagcACTGCTCCATCTGAGGATGACTCTCCTGTCTCTTGCTTAGAGCTGTTCCTCACATCAAGCTCATCCATCACTGGTCAGTGCTGCTTTCTGAGCAGACTTCAGTTTTGATGTGTCCCATCCTTCCTTGCACTCTCAGAATGTCTTTGGTGGTTGCAGTCCTCTTTTCTCAGTGTGTGTTCTCCCAGCCCTGATGTACAGAGAATTAAACTGAGTTGCACAATCTTGTCAGGTTTATGGCTTCTAGTTGACATTTAAGGTTTGGCCAAGTCCTGCTTTTAAACTGTTTTATGTTCCTGAGTACGTGTTGAGTCATTACAGGCCCTGACTGTAGATATCCTGCTGTGGAATTATCTTTTTAGCTTGGAGAATGCAGCCTGGCTGCTTTACTTGTGGtcactttcattttctttttctctgccttttgttgTTGGCGATAACTAACTGCTCAGGAATGTTTGCTTTCCTGTTATTTAACAGAGGAAAGTTCcttttaaaaactgtaaaaacattCTCTTGATCTGATGACTGCAAAAGCCAGTTCCCTCAAAATCTGGGGGAGAGCctgttgggtttttattttcttgtttaacTGTGTTCAGTTTCCTGGGAGAAAGAGCAAGGGAAAGGACCTCCCACTGCTGCACTTTCACTTCTGACAGCTGCAGTGCATCTCCTGGACCAGCATTGTAGTGGGTCTCAGGTTATGCCAACACTGAGGCTTCTTCCTGAACTGGAAGATGAGACAAGTTtaattaaaattgtatttattctGAGATGTCTTGCAGTGTTCTCTCTGCCACAGGTGTGGTTCTGGTTTGttgttgtggtggttttttttaatggggcTTTTTTGACTTGATAAAGTTGTAACTTCTGAGGTTTCAGttgaaattttgttttcatcaATTACATCTCCTGAGGGAATAGACTAGAAAAATTGCACTTAGGTGATCAAGTCCTTCCAAATTTCAGCCTTCTAGTGTTCCATTATTTCAGTCACAAATGCTGTGTGGGCTTTGATAAAAGGCTGCTCAGAATACAGGATTTCAGTAGTTATTCACAAGTTTGAAATAAACTTCATGTAAATATTCTTAGtataatttaattatatttgCTGGCTAAATATGCAAGgagtttaaaaaaaggcaacagcAAAACACCTGTTAGAGAGCATGTCTGACAGTGTCAGCAGCCCTGAGGATTTTTGGTTTCCAGCAGCAAGCTGGAGATCCTTTTGAACCTTGAGAGTGAAGCAAACTCTGCAATGCCTTTGGAGAGGGCTGTGaagagggcagggaaggagaaagCCTCGATGGGGCAGAGTGGGGCAGATGCCACGAGGGCAGTTTGGGATcctggctggcagagctgggacctTCCCCAGCTCAGTGCAGGAAGCTGCTCACTGAGCCCACAGAGAGGGGGGATAGGGCTGTGGCAGGGTCCCAGatgagagcagcacagctctggctgcttcTGAGGGGTTCTGTTCCCTGGTCTGACCTGATTTGCAGACAATAATCAAAACACATTAATCTCATGAAGTCTCATTTCTTAGAAAAATAATGCACAGCAGGAATGTGTTCCCTAATGGGACTGtgtaaaaataataatctgGTTTCTAATGCCTGGCCTGTCACTGGCCCCAAATTACAGCAGTGTTTTTTCTTAGAATCACCATTTGCCTTGAGGAATGCTTGTGTGATAGTTGGGATTTCATTGCAGCAATGGGTTGtcctgggagaggagggagctgcCCTGGTTTGTTGCtcaccccagcagtgctgctgggctgtgtgtgcacacaggggAGGAGgagccccacagggctcagtGGGGTCACCCTGCTGCATCTGCACCcccagagagctctgctgctgagctcagctcctgtgccaggctgggctcttGCAGCCTTGAGCCTTGTCTCCTGATTGGAGCTGGAGTGaaagcagtgctgctcctgcagcagggagggctggtgGTTTGGAGGCATTTCAGTAGAGACAAACAGCTAGATCCAggctgctcccactgccagcattcctctgcttctgcagccagGCCTCTCTAGAGGAAATGAGACCTAAAGCACAAGGAAATTCAGATAAACCTGTAAATACTGTTGTGCCTCTCACTTGGaagtgatttttaaatatatttgcatttacATATATGTGTATCTTGTGCTGAGGACGGCAAGCCAGTGGCTACAGAGATTTGGGCTTGTGAATGTGGATCAACCATTCAAGATGCCAtcaggctgaggctggaggagctgaTAACCCTCTTCACAGACATCAAAACTGTAAACATCCAGTGCTTACTCAGTAGTTCCATATGTAattgttaattatttttcttctgcagctgcaggtgagatttaaacattctgaacatagctgctgctgttgcatTAGCCAGGAGATGATGAAGGATCTctgtctggttttgtttgtatGTTCAAAATTAAAGATTTAGCATGCAGCTGCTATAGTCCATGCTTGTCCCTGGTCTGATGTTCCCATTCAAATCTAAACTTTGAAACTCAACCACCTCTGTGGCAGAAGATGGGGTATGATTGGAAGATTCGGGGTGGTTGGTCAGTGATCTTCGTGGAGGACAGCAGTTTTCTCAAGTGCAGTTTCTTTTAATGTCTTGCAGAGCTTGTGGTACAATCAGCCTGTCTCTGATTACCTGGGGTGACCCTTTCAATGTATTTCTAAGGTCTAAAAAATGCTGATAAGCCCACATTTAAATACTGTGATGTAGTGATAAGTCTAAAAATGCACGTGTTAAGTCAGACCAATGCTGTGTTCACAGATCTCATTATCAGCCTCTCATCCTGAGCATTTGACTTAAGATCTTAATGTGAGAGTTACTTTGAAAAAGGGGGTTATCTGAAAAACAATTTGGTTTCAAGTACTTGTCAGTGGGCATAATTGACCTTACTGTAtggagctggcagctgcagttATAGCTTAAATGCAAGATGC carries:
- the BRI3 gene encoding membrane protein BRI3, encoding MDSKPLLQERPPAYSPAAPGAPGYDYGHGNYGAIPAPQPGFQPPPPYSYPGAAAAPGYAVPPPPSQPNYSSTYTIIQQPATTTSVVVVGGCPACRVGVLEDTFTCLGVLCAIVFFPIGILFCLALRQRRCPNCGAAFG